Part of the Streptococcaceae bacterium ESL0687 genome is shown below.
CGTAGCCTTTATCATTATTATCCTAATCATTAGCTTTGGTGGTGGTTCAGGCGGCGATTTCCTCTTCATTTTGCTTTCCCTTTTAGGCGGAGGCGGTAGAGGATCTGGTTCTGGTGGCGGTGGCTTTACCGGCGGCGGATTTGGTGGTGGTAGTTCAGGCGGAGGCGGTGCTTCCCGCTAGGACTACTCGAGAATTAAGATAAAGGAGAATCTTATGAAATTTAAAGGACTTTTAGCAGGCCTCGGTGTTGTTTTACTTTTAGTTGTTGCTTTCTTTACTATGAGTAATTCGATGGTTCGATCAGAAAATGAAGTTGAAGGAAAATATGCTGATATCGAGACTCAGCTTCAAAGAAGAAATGATTTGATTCCTAACCTTGTTGAGGTAACAAAAGGTTATGCTAGCCATGAAGAAAAGATTTATACAGATATTGCCAATGCTCGTGCGAAAATGATCCAAGCTGGAAATTCTGGTGATGTAAGCCAAATTTCAGATGCCAATGATCAACTTACTGGAGCCCTAAGTCGCTTGCTTGTCCTTCAAGAAAGTTACCCTGATCTAAAGGCAAGCCAACAATTTACCCAGCTAGCAGATGAACTTGCTGGAACTGAAAATCGTATTGCCGTAGCCCGCAAGGACTACAATGACGCTGTTAAAAACTACAATAACGGAATTACAACCTTCCCAAGAAGTATTGTAGCTAGCATGCGTGGTCTTCACAAGAAAGAATACTTCAAGGCAAGCGAATCAGCTAAAGAAGTTCCAACTGTTAGCTTTGGAAGTACAGAAAGTACCAGCTCAAATTAAATATGAAAAAATTACTATCGTTTTTTGGCGGAATACTAGCCATAATAATTATTTTAGCAGCAGTCTCTACCGGAATTGAAAAAAAATCTGGTGCAGCTACCGCAGAAAATACAATGACCATTTACAACTGGGGGGATTATATTGATCCCGACCTTTTAAAGAAATTTGAAGAAGAAACAGGCTACAAGGTAAATTATGAAACCTTCGACAGTAATGAAGCCATGTATACAAAGATTCAACAGGGGGGAACCTCTTATGATATCGCAATTCCAAGTGAATACATGATTGAAAAACTAATCGATGAAGGTTTGATTGAAAAACTTGATAAGTCTAAAATCAAAGGTCTAGAAAATATTGACAAAAAATTCCTAGACCTGCCTTTTGATCCAGGAAATACCTACTCAATTCCTTATTTCTGGGGAACAGTTGGTATCGTCTATAATGATGCTCTTGTTGACCAGGCACCAACCAGCTGGGATGATCTTTGGTCAAGCGACTACAAGGACAATATAATGCTTGTAGACGGGGCCCGTGAAATTATCGGAATGGCCTTAAATGCCCAAGGTGACAGCCTTAACTCAACAGATATCAATCAAATTGACCAGGCAACCAAGCACCTAGAGGAACTTACGCCTAATGTTAAGGCAATTGTTGCTGACGAAATCAAGCAGTATATGATTGGTGAAGAAGCCATGGCTGCTGTAACCTTCAGTGGGGAAGCAGTTGAAATGATTGAAGAAAACGAAAATCTTCATTATGTAGTTCCTAAGGAAGGAAGTAACCTATGGTTTGACAACATGGTTATCCCTAAAACTTCGGTCAATCAAAAAGCAGCTTATGACTTTTTAAACTTTATGTTGCGTCCTGAAAATGCAGCTCAAAATGCTGAATATGTAGGGTATGCCACTCCTAATGACACAGCAAAAGAATTGCTGCCAGATGATGTTAAAAATGACAAGCAGTTTTACCTTGATGATGAAACAATGAATCACCTAGAAGTCTACAAGGATCTGGGTAAAAAATGGTTGGGAATCTATAACGACAAATTCCTCCAGTTCAAGATGTATAGAAAATAATGAATCTAGTTTCTAGCTTCATAATTCCACAAATGACTGAATTCCTTTGACAAGGGATTCAGTTTTTTTATTATTAATATTTCGATTGGGCCTAATATAATGTTATACTTAAGTTTAATATAGTAAAAAGGGAAGGAAAGCAAGTTAGCTTGACGGGTAAAGGAATGAAGAAAATTGGTATTAGGGAGGTAGCAAAGGAAGCCCAGGTATCACCAACAACTGTTTCAAGGGTCTTAAACAATAGGGGCTATATCAGTGAGGAGACTAAGACTAAGGTTTTAGAGGCCATGGAAAAATTACAGTACTATCCTAATGAACTGGCCAGGGCTCTTTTTAAAAATGAAACCTATACAGTGGGGCTTATTTTTCCAACAATTACCAATCCCTTCCATGCTGAGCTTATTCAAAGTATTGAACTTGAGCTTTCAAATCAGGGTTACAAGGTTCTTTTGTGTAATAGCCTAAATAATCCGGAAAAGGAAAAGGCTTATTTGAGCATGCTGAGGAAGAATCAGGTTGACGGCATTATTGTGGGAACCCATAATAACAATATTGACGACTATAATATTCCGGGACTTCCAATAGTTGCTATTGATAGAAGTCTTGGCAAGGGAACAATAACTGTGTCTTGTGATAACTATAGGGGCGGAGAAATTGCTACCACCCTTCTAATTGAAGAAGGGTGCAAGCATATTCTATGTATTAGGGGAAATAGTAAGATTAAACTGCCAGCAAACAGTAGAACCTTGGCCTATAAGAATATAATGGCTGCCAACAAACTTGAAGAACACATTTTAGAGGTTCCCTTTACTGATAGTATTGAAAGTAAGAATCAGATTATAGGTGATTATTTGGCTAACCACCAGGAAATTGATGGAATCTTTGCGGGAGACGATTTGCTAGCAAGTCTAGCCCTCAAAAACTTAGAAGATTTATCCAGATCAGTACCAGATGAGGTTAAACTTGTAGGTTTTGATGGGGCTAAAGAAACCATGGTTTATAATCCCAAACTGACAACGATTGAACAGCCCATTGGTTTGATTGCTGAAATCGCTGTGAAAAAACTTTTAAATATGATTTCTGGCCAGGTAGAAACTGATGACCTTCTTTTGCCAGTTAAACTTCTTAAAAATAAAACTGCTTAAACTGGATTTGTTCTATCAATCCAGTTTTTTTGAAAAAATTTTATGAAACGGGTTG
Proteins encoded:
- a CDS encoding LacI family DNA-binding transcriptional regulator translates to MKKIGIREVAKEAQVSPTTVSRVLNNRGYISEETKTKVLEAMEKLQYYPNELARALFKNETYTVGLIFPTITNPFHAELIQSIELELSNQGYKVLLCNSLNNPEKEKAYLSMLRKNQVDGIIVGTHNNNIDDYNIPGLPIVAIDRSLGKGTITVSCDNYRGGEIATTLLIEEGCKHILCIRGNSKIKLPANSRTLAYKNIMAANKLEEHILEVPFTDSIESKNQIIGDYLANHQEIDGIFAGDDLLASLALKNLEDLSRSVPDEVKLVGFDGAKETMVYNPKLTTIEQPIGLIAEIAVKKLLNMISGQVETDDLLLPVKLLKNKTA
- a CDS encoding ABC transporter substrate-binding protein; the encoded protein is MKKLLSFFGGILAIIIILAAVSTGIEKKSGAATAENTMTIYNWGDYIDPDLLKKFEEETGYKVNYETFDSNEAMYTKIQQGGTSYDIAIPSEYMIEKLIDEGLIEKLDKSKIKGLENIDKKFLDLPFDPGNTYSIPYFWGTVGIVYNDALVDQAPTSWDDLWSSDYKDNIMLVDGAREIIGMALNAQGDSLNSTDINQIDQATKHLEELTPNVKAIVADEIKQYMIGEEAMAAVTFSGEAVEMIEENENLHYVVPKEGSNLWFDNMVIPKTSVNQKAAYDFLNFMLRPENAAQNAEYVGYATPNDTAKELLPDDVKNDKQFYLDDETMNHLEVYKDLGKKWLGIYNDKFLQFKMYRK
- a CDS encoding LemA family protein, translating into MKFKGLLAGLGVVLLLVVAFFTMSNSMVRSENEVEGKYADIETQLQRRNDLIPNLVEVTKGYASHEEKIYTDIANARAKMIQAGNSGDVSQISDANDQLTGALSRLLVLQESYPDLKASQQFTQLADELAGTENRIAVARKDYNDAVKNYNNGITTFPRSIVASMRGLHKKEYFKASESAKEVPTVSFGSTESTSSN